A single Primulina eburnea isolate SZY01 chromosome 11, ASM2296580v1, whole genome shotgun sequence DNA region contains:
- the LOC140804866 gene encoding uncharacterized protein — protein sequence MKLKDLKTVDELLSIERVKMACLYFVCGVLWPIAPVKNPQVDKEIFSLIDDFDVFNKYPWGTIAFKGAVCDLKLDLKKKEVVLSKKTENGKFSNSGTHDMVGFINPLQILAYECVRGIGERFAKQREGDNTSLPRMCQWISNNWSKKRSPRYIDILDTSKSGKKASVFSI from the exons ATGAAGTTGAAGGATTTGAAAACTGTGGATGAGTTGTTGAGTATAGAGAGAGTGAAGATGGCTTGTTTGTACTTCGTCTGTGGTGTACTATGGCCTATAGCTCCAGTTAAGAATCCTCAAGTTGATAAAGAGATTTTTAGCCTGAttgatgattttgatgtttttaataaGTACCCTTGGGGTACAATAGCTTTCAAAGGAGCTGTTTGTGATTTAAAGCTTgatttgaagaaaaaagaagTTGTGTTGAGCAAAAAAACAGAAAACGGTAAGTTTTCGAACAGTGGAACCCATGATATGGTTGGATTCATCAATCCGCTACag ATTCTTGCATACGAATGCGTTCGTGGTATTGGGGAGCGTTTTGCGAAACAAAGAGAAGGAGACAATACATCTCTTCCACGCATGTGCCAATGGATTTCCAACAACTGGTCAAAAAAAAGATCTCCTAGATATATTGACATTTTAGATACATCAAAGAGTGGTAAAAAGGCTAGTgtatttagcatataa